One genomic region from Glaciimonas sp. PAMC28666 encodes:
- a CDS encoding iron ABC transporter permease, whose product MHTLSSPQPSVRSNWAAWLFRLNWPRGLVVTLTALAVFVPLSLIFYQSFLSAPFFAPVKELSLEPYRFIFDDPDFRQAFANGMMLAAGLALIAVPLGGMLAFLMVRTDLPGRSWIAPLLLVPIFVSPMVIGFGYVVSMGPVGFYTVWVKSLLSMVGFDGDPWNVYAFPSIIIIAGLTHVPHVYLYASAALRSLGADVEEAARVAGASPLQVALNVSLPMIMPALAYAGVLVFFLGFEVFGLVLVLGDPEGHLVLPTYLYKLTNKLGTPSYHLMAAVAVCLVAVTFPLVMMQRWLLRSANKYVSIKGKGARQKALPLGNWKWPAFGLIAMWIIFTIVIPLSGIALRAFVSHWGYGVSLVDAFTVQHFIDVFDQPSLMRGILNTVLIGVIGGGITVACYCCIALAMHRKPDGITRFLDYSVLVPRAVPGLLAGLAFLWVFLFVPSALNDVFKNYDNFFANWMVSSVIPIMRELRSTIFSVWLAYSVVWLAYGMRLITTALLQVGPELEEAARAVGARRGQVTRHITLPLVRYGLLGAWLMVFLIFEREYSTAVYLLSPGTEVIGALIVSLWASGSVDLVATLSFINIFLVAIGLGIALRFGVKLHD is encoded by the coding sequence ATGCATACTCTTTCCTCTCCACAGCCATCGGTGCGCAGCAACTGGGCCGCATGGCTTTTTCGCCTGAACTGGCCACGCGGACTGGTGGTGACGCTGACCGCACTGGCCGTGTTCGTGCCACTGTCGCTGATCTTCTATCAAAGCTTTTTATCGGCACCTTTTTTTGCCCCAGTAAAAGAATTAAGTCTGGAGCCGTATCGTTTTATTTTTGACGATCCTGATTTCCGTCAGGCGTTTGCAAACGGAATGATGCTGGCCGCAGGCCTGGCGTTGATTGCCGTTCCGTTAGGCGGCATGTTGGCATTCTTGATGGTCCGCACTGATCTTCCTGGTCGTAGCTGGATCGCACCGTTGTTGCTTGTCCCTATTTTTGTATCGCCGATGGTCATCGGTTTCGGTTATGTCGTATCAATGGGACCTGTCGGGTTCTATACCGTCTGGGTCAAGAGTCTGCTTAGTATGGTTGGATTTGATGGCGATCCCTGGAATGTCTACGCGTTTCCCAGCATCATCATCATTGCAGGCCTTACCCACGTGCCACACGTTTATCTTTACGCTTCCGCAGCGCTGAGAAGCCTTGGTGCCGATGTGGAGGAGGCCGCTCGCGTGGCGGGTGCATCGCCGCTGCAGGTCGCCCTCAACGTTTCGCTCCCGATGATCATGCCAGCATTGGCATATGCCGGCGTGCTGGTATTTTTTCTCGGCTTTGAGGTCTTTGGTCTGGTACTGGTGCTGGGCGACCCGGAAGGTCATCTGGTTCTACCTACCTATCTATACAAACTCACCAATAAACTTGGAACCCCTTCCTATCATTTAATGGCAGCGGTGGCTGTATGTCTGGTGGCGGTGACGTTCCCGCTGGTAATGATGCAGCGCTGGTTGCTGCGCTCGGCAAATAAATATGTCTCGATCAAAGGCAAGGGCGCGCGCCAAAAAGCACTACCGCTTGGAAACTGGAAATGGCCTGCGTTTGGACTTATTGCGATGTGGATCATCTTCACCATCGTTATACCGCTGTCGGGAATCGCCTTGCGTGCATTTGTGTCGCATTGGGGTTACGGCGTCTCGCTGGTTGACGCCTTCACCGTGCAACATTTTATCGATGTTTTCGATCAACCATCGTTAATGCGCGGAATTTTGAACACTGTCCTGATTGGTGTCATCGGCGGCGGTATTACGGTGGCATGTTATTGCTGCATTGCGTTGGCAATGCATCGCAAGCCCGATGGCATTACGCGCTTCCTTGATTACAGTGTGTTGGTGCCACGTGCAGTGCCTGGCTTGTTGGCAGGACTGGCGTTCTTGTGGGTATTTTTGTTCGTGCCTTCAGCCTTGAACGATGTTTTTAAAAATTACGACAATTTCTTCGCCAACTGGATGGTAAGCAGCGTCATTCCAATCATGCGGGAATTGCGTTCGACCATATTTTCTGTGTGGCTGGCCTATTCCGTTGTGTGGCTGGCTTATGGTATGCGCCTGATCACCACAGCGCTGCTGCAAGTCGGACCGGAATTGGAAGAAGCGGCCCGCGCAGTCGGCGCACGGCGCGGTCAGGTCACCCGCCATATCACGTTGCCATTGGTGCGGTATGGCTTGCTCGGTGCTTGGCTGATGGTGTTCCTGATTTTTGAACGCGAGTATTCAACCGCCGTGTATCTGCTCTCACCGGGCACTGAAGTCATCGGTGCCTTGATCGTCTCGTTATGGGCTTCTGGCTCGGTCGATCTGGTGGCAACACTCTCATTTATTAATATCTTTTTAGTGGCCATTGGCCTCGGTATCGCGCTGCGCTTCGGCGTCAAGTTGCACGATTAA
- a CDS encoding ABC transporter substrate-binding protein yields MFTPKKSLTLMAAALALTTTGSAWAQVPSGYPADYNRIIEGAKKEGKVVIYSATDSKAAEPLIKDFSALYPGVKVEFNDMNSTEVYNRFISEAAAGGTTADVLWSSSMDLQVKLVTEGYGAVYKSPEAGAIPAWASYKDTAYGTTYEPIAIVYNKRLVPADEVPTTHAAFTRLLTTKADKYRNKVTTYDIEKSGVGFSFITQDAQDNPQFWELATALGNVAVRVQSSTGTMLERISSGENLIGYNVLGSYALSRAKKDPSLGVAFTTDYNLVMSRVAFINKSAKNSNAAKLWLDYLLSKRGQTIVANEAQLFAIRADVTGTSTLSELTKQLGTALKPIPVSPVLLAYLDQTKRLAFLKQWKAAAGKK; encoded by the coding sequence ATGTTTACACCGAAAAAATCTTTGACACTTATGGCAGCTGCATTAGCGCTGACGACCACCGGCAGCGCATGGGCACAAGTTCCGAGTGGTTATCCGGCGGACTATAACAGGATCATTGAAGGTGCAAAAAAAGAGGGCAAGGTGGTTATTTACAGTGCCACGGACTCCAAAGCTGCCGAGCCATTAATCAAAGATTTTAGCGCTCTTTATCCGGGCGTAAAAGTTGAGTTTAACGATATGAACTCAACGGAAGTGTATAACCGTTTTATCTCCGAAGCTGCCGCTGGCGGGACCACCGCCGACGTATTGTGGTCGTCGTCAATGGATCTGCAAGTTAAATTGGTGACAGAGGGTTATGGCGCCGTGTATAAATCGCCGGAAGCCGGTGCGATTCCCGCTTGGGCAAGCTATAAGGATACGGCCTACGGTACAACCTATGAACCGATTGCCATCGTCTATAACAAGCGTTTGGTCCCGGCCGATGAAGTTCCCACTACGCACGCGGCTTTCACCAGACTGCTGACCACGAAAGCAGACAAATACCGAAATAAAGTGACCACCTACGATATTGAAAAATCAGGTGTGGGCTTCTCGTTCATTACGCAAGATGCGCAAGACAATCCGCAGTTTTGGGAACTTGCCACGGCGCTCGGAAATGTTGCAGTACGGGTGCAGTCATCCACCGGCACCATGCTGGAGCGCATTTCATCCGGGGAAAATCTGATCGGCTACAACGTGCTTGGATCGTATGCGCTCAGCCGCGCCAAAAAAGATCCCTCGTTGGGAGTGGCATTTACCACCGACTATAATCTGGTGATGTCGCGGGTCGCGTTTATCAACAAATCGGCAAAAAATAGCAACGCGGCCAAGTTGTGGCTCGATTATCTGCTATCCAAACGCGGCCAGACTATCGTTGCCAATGAAGCGCAGCTATTCGCTATCCGCGCCGATGTCACCGGAACCTCAACACTATCAGAGTTGACCAAGCAACTTGGCACAGCGTTGAAGCCGATCCCGGTGAGTCCGGTGCTGCTGGCTTATCTGGATCAAACCAAACGTCTGGCTTTTCTGAAGCAATGGAAAGCGGCGGCAGGCAAAAAATAA
- a CDS encoding tripartite tricarboxylate transporter substrate binding protein produces MTFRETLIYVSAACMLVTASAAWAGSRTPITALSVPECLAPAKPGGGMDLTCKLIQKGMLLPTTLTVSQKNAVPPIAIRTTYLPGGIGAVAWNAIVTQRSGEAQTLVAFSGGSLMNLAQGKYGRASPANVRWVAAVGADYGMIAVRSDSPFKNLRDLMQALKDNPSKVTIGAAGTVGSQDWLKISLLARKRHIDPKTLRFVALEGGGESFTALRAGHVQAVSGDASEAMLHAADNEIRILAVLSDNRLPGALANVPTAREQGIDVSWPIIRGVYMGPHVSDADYHRWINVFDQMMATPEFDRLRTEGGLFPFSLTGKALTEYVKKTVYQYGQQANAMGLVR; encoded by the coding sequence ATGACATTTCGAGAAACTTTGATTTACGTGAGCGCCGCTTGCATGCTAGTCACCGCAAGCGCTGCGTGGGCGGGCAGCCGCACTCCGATAACGGCCCTCAGTGTGCCGGAGTGTCTGGCTCCGGCCAAGCCGGGCGGTGGTATGGATTTGACCTGCAAGCTCATTCAAAAGGGCATGCTGCTTCCCACTACGCTCACCGTCAGCCAGAAAAACGCTGTTCCACCGATTGCCATACGTACCACTTATCTACCGGGGGGAATAGGGGCGGTCGCCTGGAATGCCATCGTGACGCAACGGAGTGGAGAAGCACAAACGCTGGTGGCTTTTTCTGGTGGTTCACTGATGAATCTCGCGCAGGGAAAATACGGCCGCGCCAGTCCGGCCAACGTGCGCTGGGTCGCTGCGGTCGGTGCCGATTACGGCATGATCGCGGTACGAAGCGACTCACCTTTTAAGAACCTGCGCGACCTGATGCAAGCCTTGAAAGACAATCCGTCCAAGGTCACCATCGGCGCGGCTGGCACGGTCGGCAGTCAAGACTGGCTCAAGATATCGCTGCTCGCCAGGAAGCGTCACATCGATCCCAAAACCTTGCGCTTTGTCGCACTCGAAGGCGGTGGTGAATCATTTACCGCATTGCGTGCCGGTCATGTGCAGGCAGTATCGGGCGATGCCTCGGAAGCGATGTTACACGCAGCAGATAACGAGATTCGTATTCTGGCGGTGCTATCCGACAATCGCCTACCCGGGGCACTGGCGAACGTACCCACCGCACGGGAGCAGGGTATCGATGTGAGTTGGCCGATCATCCGCGGCGTTTACATGGGACCGCATGTGTCTGATGCCGATTACCACCGCTGGATCAACGTTTTCGACCAAATGATGGCCACTCCTGAGTTCGATCGTTTGCGCACAGAGGGTGGACTTTTCCCATTTTCCCTGACGGGCAAAGCGCTGACCGAGTATGTCAAAAAAACGGTTTATCAATATGGACAACAGGCGAACGCGATGGGACTGGTGCGGTAA
- a CDS encoding response regulator: protein MRILLIEDHVELSRWLSKALRDAHWTVECATNGADADSLLHTQQYALVILDLSLPKMDGLEVLKRLRARGSKVPVLILTARGGVPDRVQGLNLGADDYLAKPFELEELEARAKALLRRAQGNEGLTYSCGALQFDTVSRMFSYGDGLLALTPREHAVLEVLMTRAGRVVSKEKLFDEVFSLADDANPDAIEIYIHRLRKKLASDQNGQVAITTLRGLGYLLQAQAA, encoded by the coding sequence ATGCGGATTTTATTAATTGAAGATCACGTTGAGTTATCACGTTGGCTTTCAAAGGCGCTGCGAGATGCGCATTGGACGGTCGAATGTGCGACGAACGGGGCCGATGCCGATTCGTTGTTGCATACCCAGCAATACGCGTTGGTGATTCTGGATTTAAGTTTGCCAAAGATGGATGGGCTGGAAGTCCTCAAGCGTTTGCGCGCGCGCGGCAGTAAGGTACCGGTGTTGATTCTCACCGCACGCGGCGGTGTTCCGGATCGGGTACAGGGATTGAACCTGGGCGCGGACGACTACCTGGCAAAACCGTTTGAACTTGAGGAGCTGGAGGCGCGTGCAAAAGCCTTGTTAAGGCGCGCTCAGGGCAACGAGGGGCTGACATATAGTTGCGGCGCTCTGCAGTTCGACACAGTCTCACGCATGTTTAGTTATGGAGATGGTCTTTTGGCATTAACGCCACGCGAACACGCGGTGCTGGAAGTATTGATGACCCGTGCCGGCCGGGTCGTTTCGAAAGAAAAACTCTTCGATGAAGTGTTTTCGCTTGCCGATGATGCTAATCCGGATGCGATAGAAATCTATATTCATCGACTGCGCAAAAAACTGGCAAGCGATCAAAATGGTCAAGTCGCCATAACAACCCTGCGCGGCCTGGGATATTTGTTGCAGGCACAAGCAGCCTAA
- a CDS encoding sensor histidine kinase, with protein sequence MRHQLPSSVPVSRSKDGLIKECGKNAGTSLGTLRSQLLRWLLIPLLLLVALDSLSVYRNALDVADLAYDRALLASTRALAERVSIVDGKVVADVPYVALDSFETDTLGRIYYKVTGTKGEFISGYDDLPAIPAHTPRSEIYPALVRFYHSTYRGEPVRIAALYQPVYDDSMRGIALIQVGETMDARSAMTRQILFGTLWRQGLLVMVAALLVWFAVRIVLRPLMQLKTAVEARGPTDLTNFDADQVHIEMRPLIAAMNGYMGRLQTLITGQRRFIADASHQLRTPLTVLKTQAELALRELKRDPQDPQSPLDIEAIREIVRSMASTTDATVHLANRLLTLARAEHGVAEGGMVALSLTAATRQVGLELAPQAVKKQLDLSFDAEENVFITGNPLMLHELMSNLLDNAIRYTPSNGKIILRVRRDGQTQRGVFEIEDSGSGIPEADRERVFSAFYRAPSAQQLNPSGAGLGLSIVRDIAAAHHASIVLSAPSKNSGLKVYITFPLRPAAIG encoded by the coding sequence ATGCGCCACCAACTGCCCTCCTCCGTGCCCGTATCGCGCAGCAAAGACGGGTTGATAAAAGAGTGCGGAAAAAATGCTGGAACCTCACTCGGCACCTTGCGTAGTCAATTGTTGCGATGGCTGCTTATTCCGCTGTTACTGTTAGTAGCGCTAGATTCACTGTCTGTGTACCGCAACGCCCTGGACGTGGCAGACCTGGCCTACGACCGAGCGTTGCTGGCCTCGACGCGCGCATTGGCAGAACGCGTGTCAATCGTTGATGGTAAGGTCGTGGCCGATGTGCCATACGTCGCGCTCGATAGTTTTGAGACCGACACTTTGGGGCGGATCTATTACAAAGTCACCGGTACCAAAGGCGAATTTATTTCTGGGTACGACGATCTTCCAGCCATCCCTGCTCATACCCCGCGTTCAGAAATCTATCCTGCGCTGGTGCGTTTTTATCATTCGACCTACCGCGGCGAACCGGTCCGGATTGCTGCCCTCTATCAACCCGTGTATGACGATTCCATGCGCGGCATTGCATTGATCCAGGTCGGGGAAACCATGGACGCACGCAGTGCAATGACGCGTCAAATTTTGTTCGGTACTCTGTGGCGGCAGGGCTTATTAGTGATGGTCGCCGCACTACTGGTGTGGTTCGCGGTGCGAATAGTATTGCGCCCGTTGATGCAATTGAAGACAGCAGTAGAAGCCCGTGGCCCTACCGACCTGACAAATTTCGACGCCGATCAGGTGCATATCGAAATGCGGCCCCTGATTGCAGCGATGAATGGCTACATGGGACGCTTGCAGACCTTGATTACCGGGCAGCGCCGGTTCATCGCCGACGCATCGCACCAACTGCGCACGCCGCTCACCGTTTTGAAGACTCAGGCCGAACTCGCATTGCGAGAACTGAAGCGCGATCCGCAAGATCCCCAATCACCGCTGGATATCGAGGCGATACGGGAAATTGTGCGCAGTATGGCATCGACCACCGACGCCACGGTCCATCTGGCGAATCGGCTTCTGACGTTGGCACGCGCTGAGCATGGCGTTGCCGAAGGCGGCATGGTGGCGCTGTCACTCACCGCCGCAACGCGTCAGGTCGGGTTGGAGTTGGCTCCGCAAGCGGTCAAGAAGCAACTCGATTTGTCGTTTGATGCAGAAGAAAATGTTTTTATCACTGGCAACCCATTGATGTTGCATGAGCTAATGTCGAACCTGCTGGATAACGCAATTCGCTATACGCCGTCAAACGGAAAAATTATATTGCGCGTACGGCGTGATGGCCAGACGCAACGTGGGGTGTTTGAAATAGAAGACAGCGGTAGTGGGATTCCCGAAGCTGATCGTGAACGGGTTTTTTCAGCGTTCTATCGAGCGCCCTCGGCACAGCAATTGAATCCGAGCGGGGCGGGATTAGGATTATCGATCGTGCGCGACATCGCTGCTGCGCATCACGCATCGATTGTGCTTTCAGCGCCATCGAAAAATAGCGGCTTAAAAGTGTACATTACTTTCCCGCTGCGGCCCGCGGCTATTGGCTAA
- a CDS encoding prepilin-type N-terminal cleavage/methylation domain-containing protein, whose translation MYKQRGAGLIEVLIALVITAFSLLGLAGLQMTALRHQKVAHYRAKAFTYSHHLAERVRSNLRGAREGFYSPAPQHYPPLHSGRPETPTCAIAFVCTHAEIAAIDIHEWRIALRHAMTGGWGEISGSPLTGFVIMVYFRESAIRTGAAPNESKSTIKNTQCRSAALNPVTDHDVRCFTMLFTP comes from the coding sequence TTGTATAAGCAGCGCGGCGCCGGGCTCATCGAAGTGTTGATCGCCCTGGTCATCACCGCGTTCTCCTTGTTGGGCCTGGCAGGGCTGCAAATGACCGCGTTGCGCCACCAAAAAGTCGCCCATTACCGTGCGAAAGCTTTCACATATAGTCATCATCTTGCGGAACGCGTACGGAGCAATCTTCGCGGTGCGCGCGAAGGATTTTACAGTCCCGCTCCACAGCACTATCCTCCGCTTCACAGCGGCCGGCCAGAAACCCCGACATGCGCCATTGCATTCGTCTGTACGCATGCGGAAATCGCAGCCATTGATATCCATGAATGGCGCATAGCACTTCGTCACGCCATGACAGGCGGCTGGGGAGAAATATCGGGTAGCCCGCTGACTGGTTTCGTCATCATGGTCTATTTCAGAGAGTCGGCAATCCGTACCGGTGCCGCTCCGAATGAAAGCAAAAGCACAATCAAAAACACGCAATGCCGTAGCGCTGCGTTAAATCCCGTAACCGACCACGACGTGCGCTGCTTCACGATGTTATTCACGCCCTAA
- a CDS encoding PilX N-terminal domain-containing pilus assembly protein → MITRRMCRIMEAKKIGCLHGGLALPMTLIFLLVMTMIGLAAMRNVSLEEKIAGNLRSRQRAFEGAEQGLRYCEMLVGKLSKSPADFPPQLAMGPVMDENNQEKNHWEIAQNWRDNAVSIALPPRFIANNGPIDSVSESPRCMIEKMALVGDDEFQLNPADRLLAYRITARGAGANSNVAVILQSYIRL, encoded by the coding sequence ATGATAACCAGACGTATGTGCCGAATCATGGAGGCAAAGAAAATCGGGTGCCTGCACGGTGGACTAGCACTACCGATGACGCTTATTTTTCTTCTAGTCATGACAATGATCGGACTTGCAGCGATGCGTAACGTGTCACTTGAGGAAAAAATTGCAGGAAATTTGCGCAGTCGGCAACGCGCATTTGAGGGAGCCGAGCAAGGGCTTCGCTATTGCGAGATGTTGGTTGGAAAACTTTCCAAATCCCCGGCAGATTTTCCTCCCCAACTGGCTATGGGTCCCGTGATGGATGAAAACAATCAAGAGAAAAATCATTGGGAAATCGCACAGAACTGGCGTGATAACGCGGTCTCTATCGCCCTTCCTCCGCGATTTATTGCTAACAATGGCCCGATCGATAGCGTGTCCGAATCACCGCGCTGCATGATCGAAAAAATGGCGTTAGTCGGTGATGATGAATTTCAGCTGAACCCTGCAGACCGGCTTCTAGCGTATCGAATTACGGCGCGTGGCGCTGGTGCTAACAGTAATGTGGCGGTAATACTGCAAAGTTATATACGGCTGTGA
- a CDS encoding pilus assembly protein, translating to MKKIDFGRLITLKLAALMTFTALMALMTLLTPALARISQFPLFPSEGFSNLIYSSPALDGTSIAYRAGFTTKDWAGQLKAFRVNADGSIGAVVWDAERQIPAWQARNITSWNSETDNAIDFQWSQLSEPQKRELGSINVLSYLQGDSTLEAAQKIGNFRNRSSSLGDIVNSVPIYVKNADFGYTALPKVQGGGIVYRDFQMRKHSRKAMLYVGANDGMLHGFDAVTGAERFAYVPHALFPYLSALSHPDYVLKHRYFVDGQLTEGDAYFSRETASTPVWKTIVLGTTGAGARSVFALDVSAPALLSAKSVMWERSDVVSGGIIDHDMGHVLGEAAVVRLRSGQWAALYGNGYDSKNKKAVLYLVNITDGSLIRKIQTEQGGLQGPNGLSTPALQFNSHREVIAAYAGDLRGNIWKFDLESTNAKAWGVAYHGRPLYVATDPDGKPQPIVAQPVVARHPNGGRMIMFGTGKLFEVDDPFDTQFQTITAIWEQADTADRASTIEGRYQLQQQTLSPITGGRIISKNPVNWNNRRGWYVDLPDLGERVVGKLQMINGLIVILTYTPGMPAGAEKVPSSQLMLIDFMTGSAAPNPVFLASRPDLMSIRVPPSAASPTAVRLPNGKRSLVLQGIDGRQKIVPLALTPMLPFRTWHQLAVPH from the coding sequence ATGAAAAAAATTGATTTTGGCAGGTTGATCACGTTGAAGTTAGCGGCCTTAATGACATTCACGGCGTTAATGGCGTTAATGACGTTATTGACGCCAGCGCTAGCGCGTATATCGCAATTTCCCCTGTTTCCTTCCGAAGGATTTTCTAATTTGATTTATAGCTCCCCTGCCCTCGATGGCACATCCATCGCCTACCGGGCCGGTTTTACAACCAAGGATTGGGCTGGTCAACTAAAAGCTTTTCGCGTCAACGCGGACGGGAGTATCGGTGCCGTTGTATGGGACGCAGAACGACAAATACCTGCGTGGCAAGCACGCAATATTACGTCCTGGAATTCAGAGACGGATAATGCTATTGACTTCCAATGGTCGCAGCTTTCCGAACCGCAAAAAAGAGAATTAGGATCGATCAATGTGCTGTCTTACTTGCAAGGCGATTCCACGTTAGAGGCAGCGCAGAAGATTGGCAATTTCCGTAATCGCTCAAGCAGCTTGGGTGATATCGTCAACTCCGTGCCAATCTATGTAAAAAATGCTGATTTTGGTTACACAGCGTTACCGAAAGTACAGGGCGGAGGAATCGTTTATCGGGATTTTCAAATGCGCAAACATTCTCGCAAAGCGATGTTGTATGTCGGCGCAAATGATGGCATGTTGCACGGTTTCGATGCTGTCACCGGCGCTGAGAGATTCGCCTATGTTCCGCACGCCTTATTTCCTTACCTGAGCGCTCTCAGCCATCCGGACTACGTGCTAAAACATCGCTATTTTGTAGATGGTCAATTGACCGAAGGGGACGCCTACTTTTCGCGAGAAACCGCATCAACGCCAGTATGGAAAACAATCGTTCTTGGTACAACGGGCGCTGGCGCAAGAAGCGTCTTTGCGCTAGACGTTAGCGCCCCGGCATTGTTGAGTGCAAAAAGCGTCATGTGGGAACGGTCCGACGTAGTCTCCGGCGGAATTATTGATCATGATATGGGACATGTCCTGGGCGAGGCAGCGGTCGTGCGCTTACGCAGTGGCCAATGGGCGGCGTTATATGGCAATGGTTACGACAGCAAAAATAAAAAAGCAGTGCTCTATCTGGTGAATATTACCGACGGTTCCCTGATTAGAAAAATCCAGACCGAACAGGGTGGATTGCAGGGACCAAACGGTCTGTCGACGCCTGCCTTGCAGTTTAATTCGCATAGAGAAGTTATCGCCGCATACGCTGGTGATTTGCGCGGGAATATCTGGAAATTTGATTTGGAAAGTACTAATGCAAAGGCATGGGGTGTCGCGTATCACGGTCGACCATTGTATGTGGCGACCGATCCCGACGGAAAGCCGCAGCCGATTGTGGCGCAACCGGTGGTGGCACGCCACCCTAACGGCGGGCGCATGATCATGTTTGGTACTGGAAAACTGTTCGAAGTCGACGATCCTTTCGACACGCAATTTCAGACCATCACCGCAATATGGGAGCAAGCCGATACAGCGGACAGAGCCTCAACCATCGAGGGCCGCTATCAATTGCAGCAACAAACGCTTTCACCCATCACCGGCGGTCGGATCATCAGCAAAAATCCGGTTAATTGGAATAATCGGCGCGGCTGGTATGTTGACCTGCCTGACCTCGGCGAGCGCGTGGTCGGAAAACTGCAAATGATTAATGGCTTAATAGTCATATTGACTTACACGCCGGGAATGCCTGCGGGAGCGGAAAAGGTACCCTCTTCACAGCTAATGTTAATCGATTTCATGACCGGCAGCGCCGCGCCAAATCCTGTCTTTTTAGCCTCGCGGCCCGATCTGATGTCTATCCGCGTGCCACCGTCAGCGGCGTCACCCACCGCCGTGAGGCTGCCCAATGGCAAGCGCAGCCTGGTACTGCAGGGTATCGATGGAAGACAAAAAATTGTACCGCTAGCTTTAACCCCCATGCTGCCTTTCAGAACCTGGCATCAGCTTGCGGTTCCGCATTAA
- a CDS encoding LysR substrate-binding domain-containing protein, giving the protein MNSLSDLAFFTVLVKQGSLAAVARELGVTPPAVTKRLAKLEQRLGIRLLNRTTRTMSVTHEGEIYLAEAARILAEIDELERLVSRSRAVPKGLLRVNATFGFGRKYVAPAVSAFIKRYPEVEVQLQLSDRPLNLADQAFDIGIRIGEMPDARIIARKIASNRRLLCASPTYLKEQHAPTIPRDLQKHQCIVLRENEAAYGTWHLSRGKAQETIKVRGALSTNDGEIALEWALLGHGILMRSEWDLAPYFRSGRLSQVLEEWNLPSSDIFAVYPERLNLSAKATAFVDFVSDRFVQHLRKSGDTKDIW; this is encoded by the coding sequence ATGAATTCCCTCTCTGATCTCGCATTTTTTACGGTTCTGGTCAAGCAAGGCAGCCTTGCGGCGGTCGCGCGCGAATTGGGCGTGACGCCGCCAGCGGTCACTAAAAGACTCGCCAAACTTGAGCAACGGCTCGGTATCCGGTTGTTAAACCGCACTACCCGGACCATGAGCGTGACGCATGAAGGGGAAATTTACCTGGCCGAAGCTGCGAGAATTCTGGCGGAAATCGATGAATTGGAGCGTTTGGTAAGCCGTAGCAGAGCCGTTCCTAAAGGACTTTTGCGTGTCAACGCAACCTTCGGCTTTGGCCGCAAGTATGTTGCTCCCGCAGTCTCCGCCTTCATCAAACGCTATCCGGAGGTTGAGGTCCAGTTGCAACTATCGGACCGGCCATTGAACCTTGCCGATCAGGCCTTTGACATCGGTATCCGCATCGGAGAAATGCCGGACGCACGCATCATTGCACGCAAAATCGCCTCCAATCGAAGACTTTTGTGCGCCTCCCCAACCTATCTGAAAGAGCAACACGCGCCGACTATCCCGCGCGATCTGCAAAAGCATCAATGTATCGTTCTACGGGAAAATGAGGCTGCATACGGCACCTGGCACCTGAGCCGTGGAAAGGCGCAGGAAACCATTAAAGTACGCGGTGCCTTAAGCACAAACGACGGCGAAATTGCATTGGAATGGGCGCTGTTGGGACACGGAATCTTGATGCGCTCAGAATGGGATCTCGCGCCCTATTTTCGCTCCGGACGTTTGTCCCAGGTGCTAGAAGAATGGAACTTACCTTCCTCCGACATCTTTGCGGTCTATCCCGAGCGTTTAAACTTATCGGCGAAAGCGACCGCCTTTGTGGACTTTGTCTCTGATCGATTTGTGCAGCATCTGCGAAAATCTGGTGATACAAAAGATATTTGGTGA